One segment of Salvia splendens isolate huo1 chromosome 20, SspV2, whole genome shotgun sequence DNA contains the following:
- the LOC121781138 gene encoding uncharacterized protein LOC121781138, whose amino-acid sequence MMHHFVSKASRRVLCVVRALNGNASCSSMATRHYFGVVPTLQRYFDTMQKTRVPRNFLKWGSQEFCRSLSFATGFAPLKAKPLETILDVERAKTKSPEELADIWDDFHLGRGHIGISMKAKLYHLMEQRASDCRYFVIPVWKGNGYTTMFVQVEMPHMLFTGLEDYKARGTQATPYMTASYYKEFAESKELVLVRGDIVFTSKLSDEEAKWLLEAAQSFYLNDVKYKLVELFNKQTREFEFKDVLQALEMPIL is encoded by the exons ATGATGCATCACTTTGTGTCCAAGGCTTCGAGGAGGGTATTGTGTGTGGTTAGAGCTCTCAATGGAAATGCTTCATGTTCTTCTATGGCAACACGACATTATTTTGGTGTAGTTCCAACTCTGCAAAGGTATTTTGACACTATGCAGAAGACTCGAGTGCCTAGAAATTTCTTGAAATGGGGATCGCAGGAGTTCTGCAGGAGCTTGAGCTTTGCGACTGGGTTTGCACCATTGAAGGCAAAGCCTTTGGAGACAATCCTTGATGTTGAAAGGGCTAAGACGAAATCACCTGAAGAACTCGCTGACATTTGGGATGAT TTTCATTTGGGAAGGGGTCATATTGGTATATCAATGAAAGCGAAATTGTACCACCTGATGGAACAAAGAGCTTCGGATTG CCGATATTTTGTGATTCCCGTGTGGAAAGGAAATGGGTACACCACAATGTTTGTGCAAG TTGAGATGCCACACATGCTTTTCACTGGTCTTGAAGATTACAAAGCAAGAGGAACCCAAGCTACTCCATACATGACAGCGTCGTATTACAAAGAATTTGCAGAAAGCAAGGAATTGGTGCTTGTTCGTGGCGACATTGTCTTCACTAGCAAGCTAAGTGATGAAGAAGCAAAGTGGCTTCTGGAGGCTGCCCAATCGTTCTACCTGAATGACGTCAAGTATAAACTGGTTGAGCTTTTCAACAAACAAACTCGCGAATTTGAGTTCAAGGATGTTTTGCAAGCTTTAGAGATGCCCATATTGTAG